CACGGCTGGTGAGGCGACCGAACGCCGGAACCCGGCCGAACCGGACGAGAACCGCGCCGGGGTGGCGCACCGCCCGGACGTGCCACCAGGTGCCGTCGGCGGCACGGTGGTGGAAGCCGACGTGGCCCGCCGCGCTGGCGGCGGCGGATCGCACGGCGAGGTGGAGCTCGGCACTGGTGAGCGGCACCTCGCCAAGTTCTCCGGCCCGGATCTCGACCAGGTCGTGCGTGATCCGGAGGACTACGTCGGCCACGATGTCACCGGCTTCGGCGCCGGGGTCGATGAGCCCGGCGAGATCGCGCGACAGCATCATCAGCGCCAGCCGTGACTCGTCGTCGAGCGGTGTGGCGTGCGTCGAGCTCATCGCCACGAAGCCCGGTATGGCCGCACCGGTAGCCGGCGGCGCCAACGGCAGGGTCATCCCTTCGCGAAACCGGTTGGGCAGTATTGCTTCTCGGTAGGTGCGGGTCTCGCGGAGGTCGAACGGCACGTCCACGAATCGCAGGGGAGTGCCCCGTCGCACCGCGAGCCGGTGGACCGGGCACGTCCGGCTGTACGTCGTCGTGATGTAGGCGAGCGTCTCCGCCGTGTAGCCGAGGTTGACGAGGGCGGTGTGCGTGCCACCGGCACGCGGAAGTCCACAGGCGACCAGCGCGACGCAGTCGAAGCCAAGCTCGTCGCGCACGGCGCGGAGGGGGACCTCGATGGGTAGGTCACCGCGGCTTGCGGCGCGGATCTCCCCGGCGAGCTGAGCCCACCACCGTACGTCCGCGGCCATCCCGAACCTCCGTTACCGGTCGGATCCTGACCGGGGACGCACGGCGGTGTCAAGCGAAGCGATGCCGGCGCTCGATCGACGTCGGACTCGATGCGGTCGTGTCCCTGCTCGCCGAGCCTGCCTCCTGCCCGGCGCTCGCGGCCGGAAGCACATCCGAGGCACCGGGGGAACGGCTTTTCGGCCGATGTCCGGCACCTCACAGCCTCGTAGCTTTCCGGGGGCTCGGCCGGTCGACGAGCCGGCACGGCGGAGGGAGAGCTTGATGCACATCGACGAGTACACCGCCCTCGACGCGACCGCTCTGGCCGCGGTCATCGCATCCGGGGAGGTCAGCGCCGACGAGGTCGCCGCACTGGCCATCGCGGCTATCGACCGGGTGGACGAGGAGGTGAACGCGGTCGCCGAAGGGCCCTTCGACCGCCCGCTCGACTACGCCGCCGACGGCCGGTTCGCCGGCGTTCCGTTCGCGATCAAGGACATCGTCTGCCACGCGGCAGGCGTACCGACGCGCATGGGGACGCGCCTGCTCGGCGAGGGTTTCGTGCCTCCGGCGGACACGCATCTGATGGCGCGCTTCCGCGCTGCCGGCCTGGCGACGCTGGCTGTGACGACGACCCCGGAGCTCGGATTCAACGGCAACTCCGAGGCACTGGCCTACGGTTCGACGCGCAATCCGTGGAACACCGCCCACAGCGCAGGTGGTTCCAGCGGCGGCGCGGCGGTGCTCGTCGCCGCGGGAGCGATCCCGATCGCGCACGCCAACGACGGCGGCGGATCCATCCGGGTGCCCGCCGCCTGCAACGGACTGGTCGGGCTGAAGCCCGGCCGAGGCCGGGTGCCCGTGGGGCCGGACTCGGCCGAGGCGCTCTACGGGATGGGTGCCGAGCTCGCGGTGACCCGCACGGTCCGGGACACCGCAGCACTGCTCGACGAGGTGGCCGTGAGCTATCCGGGCGATCCGTACGTCATCGCCCCGCCCGCGCGGCCATGGGTCGAGGAGGTGGGCGCCGATCCGGGCCGTCTGCGGATCGCCGTGCACACCGAGTCCTGGGCGGGCAGCTACGTGGACCCGGAGGTGGCCGGGGCGGTCGATGCCGTCGCCGGCGTGCTCGAAGCGGCGGGGCATGACGTCGAACGCCGGACGCCGGGCATCGAGTGGGAGTCGTTCCTGAACGCGAACCACGTTCTGTGGTCGTCCTTCCTGGCCGGATCCGTCGCCGGGCTCGAGGCGTTGACCGGAGCGACGGCCGGGCCGGAGAACCTCGAACGCACCACGTGGGCCTGCGTCGAGTACGGACGCACGGTCAGCGGGATCGACCTCGGCAACGCCCTGGCGGCCGTCAACACCGTCTCACGCGAGGTCGGCCGGTTCTTCACGGAATACGACCTCCTGCTGACGCCCACCATGAACACCCCCGCACCGCTGCTGGGCCACCTCGACGCGAACGCGGACCTCAGCGCGTTCGAGTGGACCACGCGGATCTTCGACGTCTGCTCCTTCACCCCGCTGTTCAACCAGACCGGCACTCCCGCGATCAGCCTGCCGCTGGCCCAGTCCGCGCAGGACCTGCCCATCGGTGTCCAGCTGGCCGGTCCGGCCTGTTCGGAAGCGATGCTGTTGCGGGTCGCCGCCCAGCTGGAGGAGGCGATGCCGTGGGCGGACCGGCGTCCCGCCGTCCACGCGGCCGCCCTCATGTCCCCCGCTACGTAGGCACCCGATCACCGGCAACGCCCCGAGAGACGAGCACCCCGATACTGCGTGGAGGAAGCCATGACGAAGACGCCCGATCTGATCGTTGTCAATGCCAACGTGTTCACCGGCGATGCGGCGGGAACCACGGCCGAGGCGTTCGCCGTCGCCGACGGCGAGTTCACCGCCGTCGGAAGCTCCGAGGAAGTCGTGCGCCTGGCCGGCCCGGAAACGGCCGTGCTCGACGTGGACGGCAAGATGCTCATGCCGGGAATCTGCGACGTCCACATCCACCTCGGCCTGGGTGGGGCGGCCGCGGCGTGGGAGCTGCAGATTCCGCCGCACTACGGCCCCGACGAGATCTGCGAAGCGATCGCGGCATGGGCGGCGGAACTGGGACCGGACGAGTGGATCGTCGGTTCGTTGACGATGGAGAAGCTCGCGAACGTCGACATGCTCGCCAAGCTCGACGAGGCGGCCGGCGGGCGTCCCGTGGTGCTCAAGGACGACACGATGCACAACAGGTGGGTCAACAGCGCCACGCTCGAGGCGATGGGAGTCATGGACGACTCTCCCGATCCCGAAGGCGGTACGTGCGTTCGCGACGAAGCGGGCCGCCTCACCGGCGTCTTGTGGGAACAGGCGTCCCGGCTGGCGGAAGAGGCATTCGTCGCGAGCATCAAGAACCCGGAAGAGCGGTACCGCGGCACCTTCGCGACCGCCGCGAAGCTGTGCAACCAGTACGGGCTCACCACCGTCTGCGAAGCCGCGACGATGGAGCCCGCGCTGCGCACCCTGTCGAAGCTGGATGCCGAGGGTGCGCTCACCCTCCGGGTCATGGCGTCCACAGTGGCGCGACCGCTGCTCGCGGAACCCGGAATCACCGGCAAGGAGCTGGTTTCGGTATCCGAGCAGTTCGGTTCCGAACTGCTCCACGTGGGATTCGTCAAGGTGTTCCTCGACGGCGTTCCCATGACGCGCACCGCCTCGATGCTGGACCCTTACCTCCCCCTCGGTTGCGATCACGGGCAGAGTTCCGGGGAATGCCTGTACGACCTGGACGGGCTCGTCGAGGAACTCGAGGAAGCGGTCTCCGCGGGACGCGGGGTGAAGATCCACGCGGCCGGGGACGGGTCGACGAGGCTGGCCCTGGACGCGATCGCGATCATGCGCCAGCGGCACGGATCGCGGCCGATCTTCCACATCGCGCACAACCTCTTCATCGACGAGTCCGACGTGCGGAGGTTCAGCGAGCTGGGCGTCGTCGCGGACGCGTCGCCGTACCTGTGGTACCCGAGCATCATCCAGGACAGCCTGGCGTCCTGCGTGTCGGCCGAGACCTTGAAGAAGTCCTGGCCGCTGAGGGACCTCGTGGATTCCGGGGCCACTGTCGCGGCCGGTTCCGACTGGCCGGTCGCCCTCCCCGTTCCGCACCCCTGGACCGGGATCGAAACGATGGTCACCCGTGAAGCACCGGGAGGAAGCGAGGAGGCGGTCAATCCCGCGCAGCGGCTCACCCTCGAGGAAGCGCTGATCAGCTTCACCCGGCACGCGGCGGAAGCGATGGGACTCGGTGAGCGCGTCGGCAGCATCGAGGTGGGGAAGTCCGCGGATTTCATCGTCCTCTCCCAGAACCTGTTCGGCATCGACACGCGCAGGATCCACGAGACGGACGTGCTGGCGACCTACCTGCGCGGCAAGCGCGTCTACGACGCGAACTCGTGACCGGCGTCCGGCTCGCCCCACGTGCCCGGTCGATCGACACTGGCCGAGCGGGACATCATCCGCCGCGCTGCGCATCCGGTCGGATCATGACTGCAGCATCTGCTGCGTCAGCGATCATGAGTGCGGCGGCCGGTTAAGCTCTGCTGCGTGAGTGATCAGTGCGTGTTCTGCGGCATCGTGGCCGGCGACGTCCCGAGCGTGAAGGTGGCCGAGGACGAGACGACGTGCGCGTTCATGGACATCAACCCGGCCTCGGACGGTCACCTGCTGGTGGTTCCCAAGCGGCACAGCAAGGACCTGTTCGAGATCCCGGCCGATGACCTGACCGCCGTCACCTTGGCCGCGCAGCGCGTCGCCAAGGCAGCGGCTGGAGCGTTCGGTGCTGATGGGGTGAACCTCCTCAACTGCTGCGGTGCTGATGCGTGGCAGTCGGTGTTCCACTTCCACCTGCACGTGATTCCCCGGTACACCGACAAGGCCAAGGACCGCCTGGTGCTGCCCTGGAAACCGGAGGTACCGGGCGACGCGGAGGCGATCGCCATCCTGGGCGGCAGGATCTCCGCCGCGGTGGCCTCGCAGCAGACATGATCGTCGTAGATCCGGAGGACGTGGAACCGAAGCCGTGGCGCAACGGCAGGGGGATCACGCGGGAGTTGTGGGCGGAGCCGTCCGGTTCCGGTGCAGGGGCTGATTTCGAATGGCGGCTGAGCCTGGCCGATCTCGGTGAGAACGGGCCCTTCTCCCGCTTCGACGGTGTCGAGCGCATCTTCACCCCGGTCGTCGGCGGATGTTTCGAGCTCACCGTCGACGGCCGCCCGCACCGCGCGACCCGGTATCAGCAGGTCCGGTTCCCGGGTGAGGCCGCGGTGGCCGTGCGCGGCCTGGTCGAACCGGCTCGGGTGCTCAACCTGATGACGGTGCGCGGCCGTTGCCGCGGCGATGTCCAGGTGCGGCGATGCCACGGCGAGATCACCTGGAACGCGGGTGTCCGATCATTGCTCCTCGTGGCTGGGCGGTTGGCGATCGGGGCTGTCGAACTGCCGCGGCTGGGGCTTGCGGTCACCTCCGGACCGGCGTTGTCCGGAACGGCCGAAGACGCCCTCGTCGTAGAGGTCCACGTCTTCCGCGGCGTGCGGCTGGGAACCGGCTGACAGCCCAGCGGCTTTGTCACCTGCCGGTCAATCGTGGCGAACAACCGGTCTGCCCTTTTCGCTGGACTCACCCGGCCGGCGCCGAACAGGGACCAACGTCCTGATCGCCGCCGACCGGGAGCGCATCCGCGGTGGCCTCACCGCCCCCGCGCGTATGCGGCAGAAGAGCCCTGGGGCGCGAGGGGGCTGATCAATGAGTGGTGGTCATCGGCCGGCCTTGTCCAGCCCCGTCCGGAGCCGGGCCAGAGTTCCCTCGACGTCGCCGAGCTTGTCGAGTCCGAACAGGCCGATGCGGAAGGTGGAGAAATCAGCCGGCTCGTCGCAGTGCAGTGGCACACCGGCCGCGATCTGGATGCCGACTTTCTTGAAGCTGGCACCGCTGCGCAGCTCCGGGTCGTCGGTGTGGACGACGATCACGCTGGGGGCTGCGAACTCGTCGGTGGCGACCGAGGGGAGCCCGTGCTCGGCGAGCAGCGTGCGCACTCGGCTGCCGAGGTCGACTTGCGCGGCGCGGAGATCCTCGAGTCCGCGGTCGCGGGTCGCGAGCATGAGTTCCAGGTTGTGCGCGAGGGTATCGGTCGGCATGGTCGTGTGGTAGGGGGTCTGACCCTGGGTGTAAGCGTCGGTGATCGACAGCCACTTCTTCAGATCAACGGAGAAGCTCGTCGACGTGCTTGCCTCGACCGCAGCCCGGCCCGCCTCGCTGAGCATGACGTAGCTGGCGCAGGGGGACCCGCTCCAGCCCTTCTGCGGCGCGCTGAGCAGAACGTCGACGCCGAGATCGGCCATGTCGACCCAGAGCGCCCCGGAGGCGATGCAGTCCAGGACCAGCAGGCCACCGGCCTCGTGGGTGGCCTCGGCCAAGCGGCGGACGTAGTCGTCCGGCAGCAGCATGCCCGCGGCGGTCTCGACGTGCGGCGCGAAGACCACATCGGGCCGCTGCTCGCGGATGGCGGTGACGACCTCATCGATCGGCGCCGGCTGCCACGGGGCCTGATGCGAAGAATCGACCGGTCGTGCCCGGCACACCGCGTGTTCCTGCGCGATCGAGCCCATCTCGAGGATCTGCGACCAGCGGTAGGAGAAGAGCCCGTTGCGCACCACGAGGCAGCGGCGGCCAGTCGCGAGTTGGCGGGCGACGGCCTCCATGCCGTAGGTGCCGCCTCCGGGCACCAGCGCGACGCTGTGTGCTCGGTAGGTGGTGCGCAGGACATCGACGATGCCCTGCATCACGCCCACGAAGCGCTGGGACATGTGGTTCAGCGAGTAGTCGGTGAACACCACGGAGTACTCGAGCAGACCACCGGGATCGACATCATCATGAGGCAGAGCCATGCCCGTAGCCTGACACAGGCGCAGAAGTCGGGTGCGGACAGCATCGTGGGCGGGCCTTGCCGACTTCGCGGACCGGGACTGCATGGCGTGCGCGGCGGCCGTCGATCGTCACCATCACGGCCCTCCTGCCGCATCCTATTCCGGAGCCGGTTGCGCATAGCGCTGTTTCCGGCGCTTCTTCACGTAGCCCATGAAAATCGGCCATTCAAGCGTCACCGTGATCCTTAAGGTGGATGATGAGAGGATGCTCGCTGGGCTGCTGACGGGAGTGACAGCTTGTTTTACATCGGTTTTATGGATGGGGAGTGTTCGGATGGTGATCCGGACCTGCCGATTGGCAGAATAGTGGCTGGTGATCTGGATGAAAGATTCGAATCTCTGGTTCAGTGCTGGTCAAAGTCGGAATACGAGGCGAGCTGGCGTCGGCAGCTGCAGCTCTTGCTGGAGGGTGGCCGCCGTGCTTTGCTGCTCACCGTAGCTATTCCGCCGAAGCGGGCAAATTTTCTGCGAGGATTCGATCTGTACAGGTTCGGTGAGCAGGTTCGAGTGCACGACAGGATGGTGTTGATCGGGCGATTTCGCAGGAAGCGGTCGATTTTGGATCATCCTGATCGGTATGTTCCTTCCTATCGTCCATCGACAAGGAGTGGGCAGAGGGTCTCGGAATGGTGCACAACTGTTAGCGAAATCCGTTCATTTCTGAACTCGTAGGGCTCGCCGGGCGAGGGCTGGGGAGGAGTGTGGTGACCTGAAGTGGGTTGTACCGCGCTGAACGGTAGTGATGCACCGGCCGACGCCGCCCGTACAACGGTCCGGCCGGGGGCTGGATCCGTTGACCGAGTGACGGGCCATAGATTCGGCTCATGACAGACACGACGATCACTGACGAAACCCACGAGACGCGGGCCGCTCGCTTCCGTGCTGAGGCCGCCGCTCGGGGCATTCCGGCTGCCGAGGTGGAGGCGTACATACGCACCGCGCGCTCTGCGGTCTACCTCGCTGCGGACGGCCCCGGCCCGGTAGTTGCGCTGACCGGCGGGAATCCACCGCTGCCCGAGGGCTCCCCGGCGCCGACGGCCGCGTTCGTCGGGGCCGTCGACTGCGCGGCCCTGCCGCCGGGAGCGACGGACCTGCCGCTGCCCACCGAGGGCCAGCTGCTGTTCTTCGCCGACCCCGTGCCGGGCATCGGGGCAGTGGCCGCCGACGCTGTGCGCTACATACCGGCCGAATCGCTGTCGGCGGAAGACCTGGCCGGCCCGGACGACGGTATGGGCACCTACCGCCGTGGACGGCTGGACTTCTGCTTCCACCAGTGGTCGTGGCCTTGGCGGGAGGAGGACGACGACGAGGAGTCGCAGCAGGCCGCCGAGCTGGAGTCGGCCTGGTCGCACGTGGTCGGCTGGCGCCCCCGCTGGCGGTTCCAGCTCGGCGGTGAGCCGGTCGTCTTCAACTGGGATCCGGTCGAGGTGGCCCAGGACGAAGTGCCGCTGCCCGCCGAGGACGGCGACGAGTGGACGCTGCTGGCCAGCTGGCGCGGTGATGACGACTGCGACGAGCTGGAGGCGGGCCTCTTCCACTGGGTGATTCGCCGCGCCGATCTGGCCGCGCTCCGCTTCGACCGGGTGTACGTGTACGTGGATGCCTTCTGATCGTCGAGGCGGCGGACCTCCGGTAGTCCCTCACCTCGTGCGGGGAAGTGCTGGCGCGGCACGTCCCCGCACGACCAGGAGCGAGTGGGGATCATTGTGGCGGTGCCGCGTAGGTGGCGGCGCCGGACCAGTCGATCGCGATGTAGTCCTCGTTGCCGACGACCCATGCGTCGTGCCCGGGGGAGACGACGCCGGTTTCGCCGGTGCTGATCTCGGCTTCCTGGCCGTCGTCCATCACGACGTGCAGCGTGCCGGACAGGACGTACATGGTGTGGGCCTGTTGGCAGCTGTCGGTCTGCACGATCGGTTTGACGTCGTTCGACCAGCGCCAGCCGGGGTGCAGCACGGTGCGTCCGACGGTCGCCCCGGGAAGCTCGACGATGTCCAGCTTGCCGTGCTCGAACGTGCGCGACTCGTCCGGTTTGCCGAGGTCCTTGACTTCGAGCGTCATCGGTCCTCCTCGAGTGCGTGCGGCTTTCCTCCAGTTCGAGTCTGCGCTGCCCGTGGTTCGCGGACTAGGGTCGAACGACGCATGCGGGAACTTCTGCCCGTCCGGACCGGACCGGCCGGGGTTCGCCACGAGAACCCGGCGGATGACGTCCGGCTGCGCGCGTGCGGGTTCTGCTCTGCCCCGCTACGGGCACTTGCTTCCCGCGCTGACGGACTTGGAAGAGGTGCGGCCCGGTCAGGGGTTCGACCACTGGACCGGGGCGAGGTGCAGGCCGCGTTCTCCCCAGCCGGCGCTGGTGATCGAGGTGTTGCCGTTTGGTTCGGTGATGACCTCGGAGGCGTGGGCGTTGATGTGACCGGCCGGACTGTCCACTGAGAAGCGGAACGGGTTCCTGCTGGAGTAGACCCGGGTGTCCTTGTAGCCGGGGTCGCAGCACACGAAGAGGTACCAGGCGTCCGGGCGTCGTACGACGAACGGGGATTCGGTGGGGCCTCCGAAGGTGCCCGAGGCCGGGTGCTGGAAAGCGACCCGCTTCTCGCTCCAGTGCACCAGGTCCAGGCTGGTCCGGTAGGCCACCTGGTGGTTTCCACCGGTAGGAGCGCTGGTCGCGGTGTAGTACATGACCCACAGGACGCCGATCCTGGTGACCATGGGGTCTCTGGCGTCGAATCCGTCGGTGAACAGCGGGTTGGCCGCGCTGCGGGTCCAGGTCCACAGGTCGGTGGAGGTCGCGAGGTGCATCCGGTAGGCCGTGTGGTCGGGGGTGCCCGCCGCGTAGAACATGTGGTAGACGCCGTTGGCGAAGACCACGTGCGGCGCCCAGATGTGGCTCTCGCCGGCGGCCGGGTCCGCGGTCAGCGCGAACGGCTGCTTCGTCCAGGGGCCACGCGGCGAGGGGGCCGTGGCGTGCCCGAACTGCTTCTCGTCCAGGGGATTGGCCGGTTCGGCGTGGGTGATGGCGTACACGTGCCA
This portion of the Saccharopolyspora antimicrobica genome encodes:
- a CDS encoding helix-turn-helix transcriptional regulator; the encoded protein is MAADVRWWAQLAGEIRAASRGDLPIEVPLRAVRDELGFDCVALVACGLPRAGGTHTALVNLGYTAETLAYITTTYSRTCPVHRLAVRRGTPLRFVDVPFDLRETRTYREAILPNRFREGMTLPLAPPATGAAIPGFVAMSSTHATPLDDESRLALMMLSRDLAGLIDPGAEAGDIVADVVLRITHDLVEIRAGELGEVPLTSAELHLAVRSAAASAAGHVGFHHRAADGTWWHVRAVRHPGAVLVRFGRVPAFGRLTSRELDVVGLVARGWSNERISQALGIAVRTVRSHVESSLIKLDCPNRTALARTAFERELDTVDALRVAHH
- a CDS encoding amidase; this translates as MHIDEYTALDATALAAVIASGEVSADEVAALAIAAIDRVDEEVNAVAEGPFDRPLDYAADGRFAGVPFAIKDIVCHAAGVPTRMGTRLLGEGFVPPADTHLMARFRAAGLATLAVTTTPELGFNGNSEALAYGSTRNPWNTAHSAGGSSGGAAVLVAAGAIPIAHANDGGGSIRVPAACNGLVGLKPGRGRVPVGPDSAEALYGMGAELAVTRTVRDTAALLDEVAVSYPGDPYVIAPPARPWVEEVGADPGRLRIAVHTESWAGSYVDPEVAGAVDAVAGVLEAAGHDVERRTPGIEWESFLNANHVLWSSFLAGSVAGLEALTGATAGPENLERTTWACVEYGRTVSGIDLGNALAAVNTVSREVGRFFTEYDLLLTPTMNTPAPLLGHLDANADLSAFEWTTRIFDVCSFTPLFNQTGTPAISLPLAQSAQDLPIGVQLAGPACSEAMLLRVAAQLEEAMPWADRRPAVHAAALMSPAT
- a CDS encoding amidohydrolase, translated to MTKTPDLIVVNANVFTGDAAGTTAEAFAVADGEFTAVGSSEEVVRLAGPETAVLDVDGKMLMPGICDVHIHLGLGGAAAAWELQIPPHYGPDEICEAIAAWAAELGPDEWIVGSLTMEKLANVDMLAKLDEAAGGRPVVLKDDTMHNRWVNSATLEAMGVMDDSPDPEGGTCVRDEAGRLTGVLWEQASRLAEEAFVASIKNPEERYRGTFATAAKLCNQYGLTTVCEAATMEPALRTLSKLDAEGALTLRVMASTVARPLLAEPGITGKELVSVSEQFGSELLHVGFVKVFLDGVPMTRTASMLDPYLPLGCDHGQSSGECLYDLDGLVEELEEAVSAGRGVKIHAAGDGSTRLALDAIAIMRQRHGSRPIFHIAHNLFIDESDVRRFSELGVVADASPYLWYPSIIQDSLASCVSAETLKKSWPLRDLVDSGATVAAGSDWPVALPVPHPWTGIETMVTREAPGGSEEAVNPAQRLTLEEALISFTRHAAEAMGLGERVGSIEVGKSADFIVLSQNLFGIDTRRIHETDVLATYLRGKRVYDANS
- a CDS encoding HIT family protein yields the protein MSDQCVFCGIVAGDVPSVKVAEDETTCAFMDINPASDGHLLVVPKRHSKDLFEIPADDLTAVTLAAQRVAKAAAGAFGADGVNLLNCCGADAWQSVFHFHLHVIPRYTDKAKDRLVLPWKPEVPGDAEAIAILGGRISAAVASQQT
- a CDS encoding HutD/Ves family protein, giving the protein MIVVDPEDVEPKPWRNGRGITRELWAEPSGSGAGADFEWRLSLADLGENGPFSRFDGVERIFTPVVGGCFELTVDGRPHRATRYQQVRFPGEAAVAVRGLVEPARVLNLMTVRGRCRGDVQVRRCHGEITWNAGVRSLLLVAGRLAIGAVELPRLGLAVTSGPALSGTAEDALVVEVHVFRGVRLGTG
- a CDS encoding aminotransferase class V-fold PLP-dependent enzyme, with the translated sequence MALPHDDVDPGGLLEYSVVFTDYSLNHMSQRFVGVMQGIVDVLRTTYRAHSVALVPGGGTYGMEAVARQLATGRRCLVVRNGLFSYRWSQILEMGSIAQEHAVCRARPVDSSHQAPWQPAPIDEVVTAIREQRPDVVFAPHVETAAGMLLPDDYVRRLAEATHEAGGLLVLDCIASGALWVDMADLGVDVLLSAPQKGWSGSPCASYVMLSEAGRAAVEASTSTSFSVDLKKWLSITDAYTQGQTPYHTTMPTDTLAHNLELMLATRDRGLEDLRAAQVDLGSRVRTLLAEHGLPSVATDEFAAPSVIVVHTDDPELRSGASFKKVGIQIAAGVPLHCDEPADFSTFRIGLFGLDKLGDVEGTLARLRTGLDKAGR
- a CDS encoding DUF1963 domain-containing protein; amino-acid sequence: MTDTTITDETHETRAARFRAEAAARGIPAAEVEAYIRTARSAVYLAADGPGPVVALTGGNPPLPEGSPAPTAAFVGAVDCAALPPGATDLPLPTEGQLLFFADPVPGIGAVAADAVRYIPAESLSAEDLAGPDDGMGTYRRGRLDFCFHQWSWPWREEDDDEESQQAAELESAWSHVVGWRPRWRFQLGGEPVVFNWDPVEVAQDEVPLPAEDGDEWTLLASWRGDDDCDELEAGLFHWVIRRADLAALRFDRVYVYVDAF
- a CDS encoding cupin domain-containing protein, producing MTLEVKDLGKPDESRTFEHGKLDIVELPGATVGRTVLHPGWRWSNDVKPIVQTDSCQQAHTMYVLSGTLHVVMDDGQEAEISTGETGVVSPGHDAWVVGNEDYIAIDWSGAATYAAPPQ